From one Salmo salar unplaced genomic scaffold, Ssal_v3.1, whole genome shotgun sequence genomic stretch:
- the LOC123738375 gene encoding uncharacterized protein, whose translation MELLRGIKEVCGTILGCRMKDGNKYEVTMSHVNGKERLIDGLKIKNCQIMAKELGNDELVVSFLNLPAYITDEEIEEKLKGWKVKATTPIKRRMWPGTDIVDGTRFCKVKFTDNVQSLPYSTKFNTVEGFEYFRVIHDNQVKVCRLCIQPGHILKECPEFTCHKCSEQGHYARECRNIGNVCKMCDRPKVRCSCNKGENHLLLQTMDLTSEEEGSVPMEREDESDMESVTPETVADKLEEPVMSPGKARDAVLVSAADKVEQQHMMGERHTQVEMVQGASQVPEPALSLCKNYTKEWAGSTEVTGTVKAHFSKGFPADPPKIQIKRRMMK comes from the exons ATGGAATTGCTGAGAGGAATAAAGGAAGTTTGCGGAACAATACTGGGATGTCGAATGAAAGACGGGAATAAGTATGAAGTAACAATGTCTCATGTAAATGGAAAAGAAAGACTAATAGACGGGCTAAAGATAAAGAACTGTCAAATCATGGCTAAAGAACTAGGGAACGATGAGCTG GTGGTGTCCTTTTTGAACTTGCCCGCATACATTACGGATGAGGAGATAGAAGAGAAACTAAAAGGCTGGAAGGTGAAGGCGACCACGCCAATCAAGAGGAGGATGTGGCCAGGAACGGACATTGTAGATGGGACAAGATTTTGCAAGGTAAAGTTTACAGACAATGTGCAATCCTTGCCATATTCTACTAAATTTAACACTGTCGAGGGATTTGAATATTTTCGTGTAATCCACGACAATCAAGTGAAGGTATGTAGATTATGTATTCAGCCGGGGCACATACTTAAGGAATGTCCGGAATTCACATGCCACAAATGTAGTGAACAAGGGCATTATGCCAGAGAATGTCGGAACATAGGAAATGTGTGCAAAATGTGTGACAGACCTAAAGTTAGATGTAGCTGTAATAAGGgagaaaatcacttacttttgcaaACAATGGACCTCACGTCTGAGGAAGAGGGGAGTGTGcctatggagagggaggatgagagtgaCATGGAGAGTGTGACTCCAGAGACAGTGGCAGATAAGCTTGAAGAGCCTGTAATGTCTCCTGGCAAAGCACGAGACGCCGTTTTAGTCTCTGCTGCTGACAAGGTGGAACAGCAGCACATGATGGGTGAAAGACATACACAGGTGGAGATGGTGCAAGGTGCTTCtcaggtgcctgagccagctttaAGCCTGTGTAAAAATTACACCAAAGAGTGGGCTGGGTCCACTGAAGTCACGGGCACTGTTAAAGCGCACTTTTCAAAAGGCTTCCCCGCCGATCCCCCAAAAATCCAAATAAAGAGACGGATGATGAAATAG